Proteins encoded together in one Prochlorococcus marinus str. MIT 9211 window:
- a CDS encoding LL-diaminopimelate aminotransferase, translating to MVQINGSYLKLKAGYLFPEISRRVNDFSTANPKADLIRLGIGDVTEPLPKACCNAMQLAIEEMSTEAGFHGYGPEQGYSWLREAIAKFAYQARNCEITPEEIFVSDGSKCDSSNILDILGDNNRIAVTDPVYPVYVDSNVMVGRTGLAEKSGRYQGLSYIPMNAENGFEAEIPSEHFDLIYLCFPNNPTGSVATKEQLMRWVEYAKNHDALILFDAAYEAFIQDPELPHSIYEIDGARDCAIEFRSFSKNAGFTGTRCAFTVIPKCLRGRSPSNDEVDLWSLWNRRQSTKFNGVSYIVQRGAEAVYSPEGQSQVSDLISFYMDNAQIIRSQLSSIGLQVYGGQNAPYAWIKTPEGMDSWAFFDYLLQKANVVGTPGSGFGSSGEGYFRLSAFNSRNKVNEAMRRITSI from the coding sequence GTGGTTCAGATTAACGGAAGCTATCTAAAGCTAAAAGCAGGTTACCTTTTCCCTGAAATTTCAAGAAGGGTTAATGATTTCAGTACTGCTAATCCAAAAGCAGATTTAATTCGTCTGGGCATTGGTGATGTCACTGAACCCCTTCCTAAGGCATGTTGTAATGCCATGCAATTAGCTATAGAAGAAATGTCTACAGAAGCTGGTTTTCATGGTTATGGACCTGAACAAGGTTACTCTTGGCTACGAGAGGCAATTGCGAAATTTGCATATCAAGCTAGAAATTGTGAAATAACACCTGAGGAAATCTTTGTTTCTGATGGGTCCAAGTGCGACAGCAGTAATATCCTTGATATCCTTGGCGATAACAATCGAATTGCAGTAACGGACCCTGTTTATCCTGTATATGTTGATAGTAATGTGATGGTGGGGAGAACCGGCTTGGCTGAAAAGTCTGGTCGTTATCAAGGTCTGTCATATATACCTATGAATGCCGAAAATGGATTTGAAGCTGAGATCCCTTCCGAGCATTTTGATTTGATTTACCTTTGTTTCCCAAATAATCCAACAGGGTCAGTAGCAACCAAAGAGCAATTGATGCGTTGGGTTGAGTATGCAAAAAATCACGATGCATTAATTCTTTTTGATGCTGCTTACGAGGCTTTTATTCAGGACCCTGAATTACCTCATTCCATTTATGAAATTGATGGTGCTAGAGATTGTGCGATTGAATTTAGATCATTCTCTAAAAATGCAGGTTTTACGGGAACTCGTTGTGCTTTTACCGTTATACCGAAGTGTTTGAGAGGTCGATCTCCGAGTAATGATGAGGTGGATTTGTGGTCTTTATGGAATCGACGACAAAGTACTAAGTTTAATGGAGTTAGTTACATTGTTCAGCGGGGAGCAGAAGCGGTTTATTCCCCTGAAGGTCAATCTCAGGTTTCTGATCTCATTAGTTTTTATATGGATAATGCCCAAATTATTAGAAGTCAATTATCTAGCATTGGATTACAGGTTTATGGTGGGCAAAATGCACCTTATGCTTGGATCAAAACCCCTGAAGGAATGGATTCTTGGGCATTTTTTGATTACTTACTACAGAAAGCAAATGTTGTAGGAACCCCTGGGAGTGGTTTTGGATCATCCGGGGAAGGTTATTTTCGTCTATCGGCTTTTAATAGTAGAAATAAAGTTAATGAAGCGATGCGCCGGATCACGAGTATTTGA
- a CDS encoding TIGR03960 family B12-binding radical SAM protein: MNHLNQNQFDQLVDVGVHKPAQYMGHELGVKQRIWETNQVHWVLTYPELYEVGASNLGHIILYSILNCVPNQLCDRAYLPEKDLAKRLREKNLPLFAVESRLPLKAFDLLGFSLSYELGATNILEMLDLAGIPLYSKDRHDFELNDLRSPPLIFAGGPTATSNPEPYADFFDFFALGDGEELLPEIGLVFSECKQSNLKRSQALQTLAEVPGVYVPSLYQVEENSGSIQPLHPLTPSTITRRVSTPIPHYGTGLVPNIETVHDRLTIEIRRGCTRGCRFCQPGMLTRPARDVDPEEVINAVEKGMKETGYSDFSLLSLSCSDYLSLPAVGVELRNRLADQNITLQLPSQRVDRFDENIAHIIGGSRKAGLTFAPEAGTQRLRDIVNKGLTDTDLLNGIRKAMETGYRKIKLYFMIGLPGETDNDVIGIAKTCQWLQESCNDIGHLKLNLTISNFTPKPHTPFQWHSVSKSEFIRRQKLLKEQLITLRGLKVNFTDVRISSIEDFLGRGDRKLAPVIEAAWKAGAGMDAWFESQDRAYEAWSLAIKKEGLDQKLRKLELGNWGEAQACTKEDLIRFCSQSLPWDHIDTGIDKSWLIKDLQLALQAIVVDDCSFNACSSCGVCGSELGHNEIAKPPAIPTLKIPQEPPVQKICRVRLCFSKTKPMHLISHLDLVRLIERALRRSQLPISYSGGFHPLPRMQVALALPLGVEALGEWMDIDFCKEVNPTNIKTKLQENLPEGINLSSSELVPVSKKSLSQELKEAIWSFNLKLASEETASLYEINKAVQSIIKSTTLMWRDLDKKGRKRERDFRGELKSLKLKTSVNESNELTLIKHVEVQFHSYITPLGKSIKPEFIKYWLAKYLGKSIEITDLKRNQLILKRC; encoded by the coding sequence ATGAATCACCTTAATCAAAATCAGTTTGATCAATTGGTGGATGTTGGTGTGCACAAGCCCGCACAATATATGGGGCATGAACTAGGGGTAAAGCAGCGAATTTGGGAAACCAATCAAGTTCATTGGGTACTGACATACCCTGAGCTTTATGAAGTTGGCGCAAGTAATCTTGGACACATTATTCTCTATTCAATACTGAACTGTGTTCCTAATCAACTTTGTGATAGAGCCTATTTACCTGAGAAAGATTTAGCCAAGCGACTTCGAGAAAAGAATTTGCCATTATTTGCTGTCGAATCCCGTCTTCCATTAAAAGCATTTGATCTCCTTGGCTTCAGCCTTAGTTACGAACTTGGTGCAACAAATATTCTAGAGATGTTGGATCTAGCAGGAATTCCTCTCTACTCAAAGGATCGGCATGACTTTGAATTAAATGACCTAAGGTCTCCTCCATTAATCTTTGCTGGTGGGCCAACAGCTACAAGTAACCCAGAGCCTTATGCTGACTTTTTTGATTTTTTTGCACTTGGTGATGGAGAAGAGCTTCTACCAGAAATTGGACTAGTTTTTTCAGAATGCAAGCAATCAAACCTTAAGCGCTCTCAAGCACTTCAGACACTTGCGGAAGTACCTGGTGTTTACGTTCCTTCGCTATATCAAGTTGAAGAAAATTCTGGGTCAATTCAACCATTGCATCCATTAACGCCTTCAACAATCACAAGACGTGTCTCCACACCTATCCCGCACTATGGAACTGGATTAGTCCCAAACATAGAAACAGTGCACGACCGTCTCACAATTGAAATAAGAAGAGGTTGTACACGCGGATGCCGTTTTTGTCAGCCAGGCATGCTTACTAGACCTGCAAGAGATGTTGACCCCGAAGAAGTTATAAATGCTGTAGAAAAAGGAATGAAGGAAACTGGATATAGTGACTTTTCACTTTTATCGCTTAGTTGTAGTGACTATCTATCCCTACCCGCCGTTGGGGTTGAGCTAAGGAACCGTCTTGCTGATCAAAATATCACTTTACAACTGCCTAGCCAAAGAGTAGATAGATTTGATGAAAACATTGCCCATATAATTGGAGGAAGCCGAAAAGCAGGTCTAACTTTTGCACCAGAAGCAGGGACCCAAAGACTAAGGGACATCGTCAACAAAGGACTTACAGACACCGATTTGCTTAATGGAATTCGTAAAGCAATGGAGACAGGTTATAGAAAAATCAAGCTTTATTTCATGATTGGATTACCTGGAGAAACAGATAATGACGTAATTGGTATCGCAAAAACATGCCAATGGCTACAGGAAAGTTGCAATGACATAGGACATCTCAAGTTAAACCTAACAATTAGTAATTTCACACCAAAGCCACACACCCCTTTTCAATGGCACAGTGTCTCAAAATCTGAATTTATTAGAAGGCAAAAACTACTGAAAGAACAACTAATTACATTAAGAGGTCTAAAAGTAAACTTCACTGATGTAAGGATTTCTTCCATTGAAGATTTTCTGGGCAGAGGGGATAGAAAGTTAGCTCCAGTCATTGAGGCTGCTTGGAAAGCTGGAGCTGGAATGGACGCATGGTTTGAATCACAAGATCGAGCATATGAAGCATGGTCTCTTGCAATTAAAAAAGAAGGATTGGATCAAAAACTAAGAAAACTTGAATTGGGAAACTGGGGCGAAGCACAAGCTTGCACCAAAGAAGATTTAATCAGATTTTGCTCCCAATCACTTCCATGGGATCACATAGACACAGGGATAGATAAAAGCTGGCTAATCAAAGACTTGCAATTAGCGCTTCAAGCAATTGTGGTAGATGATTGCTCTTTTAATGCATGCAGTAGTTGTGGGGTATGTGGCTCAGAATTAGGACACAATGAAATCGCAAAACCTCCCGCAATACCCACTCTCAAAATTCCTCAAGAACCTCCAGTTCAGAAAATCTGTCGAGTCAGATTATGCTTTTCTAAAACAAAGCCAATGCATCTTATAAGTCATTTAGATCTTGTAAGGTTAATAGAAAGAGCACTAAGAAGAAGCCAGCTGCCAATAAGCTATTCAGGTGGATTCCATCCTCTTCCCCGCATGCAAGTCGCTCTTGCACTGCCATTAGGTGTAGAAGCTTTAGGAGAGTGGATGGATATTGATTTTTGCAAGGAAGTTAACCCTACAAATATAAAAACAAAGCTGCAGGAAAATTTACCTGAAGGAATCAACTTATCAAGTTCTGAGTTGGTTCCTGTTAGCAAAAAAAGTCTTTCTCAAGAGCTCAAAGAAGCAATTTGGAGTTTCAATTTGAAATTGGCCTCTGAAGAGACTGCCTCACTCTATGAAATAAATAAAGCTGTTCAAAGCATTATTAAATCAACAACACTTATGTGGCGTGACCTGGACAAAAAAGGTCGAAAACGAGAAAGAGATTTTAGAGGAGAGCTAAAGTCTCTTAAACTAAAAACAAGTGTCAATGAAAGTAATGAATTAACTTTAATCAAGCATGTAGAAGTTCAGTTTCATTCTTACATAACACCATTAGGGAAAAGCATTAAGCCAGAGTTTATAAAATACTGGCTTGCTAAATACTTAGGGAAGTCTATTGAGATAACAGACCTTAAAAGAAATCAACTTATCTTGAAAAGATGCTAA
- a CDS encoding DUF1997 domain-containing protein, whose protein sequence is MPLAFDARQKLDLSVKSHSERLSDYLLQQERVVGAMLDSKKLIALGDGNFRYTVTSFKVFQLEVNPVVSIAVVNIENALQMKATDSTLDGLGLVDDFELKLDATLRATEQGLKGDAHLGVTVSQPPLLKFVPSNILESTGQSILNGILLGIKARVGQQLIQDFGRWCKEN, encoded by the coding sequence ATGCCTCTGGCCTTCGATGCCCGACAAAAACTTGATTTGTCAGTCAAAAGCCATTCAGAGCGACTTTCTGATTATCTCTTACAGCAGGAAAGAGTTGTAGGAGCAATGCTTGATTCAAAAAAACTTATTGCTTTGGGCGATGGAAATTTTCGCTATACAGTTACAAGCTTTAAGGTTTTTCAGCTAGAAGTTAACCCAGTAGTATCAATTGCTGTTGTCAATATTGAAAATGCTTTGCAAATGAAGGCAACTGATAGCACTTTGGATGGATTGGGATTGGTAGATGATTTTGAATTAAAACTTGATGCGACTTTAAGAGCTACTGAACAAGGGTTGAAAGGAGATGCGCATTTAGGGGTGACCGTTAGTCAACCTCCTTTATTGAAATTTGTTCCATCTAATATCCTTGAATCTACAGGCCAATCAATTTTAAATGGAATTTTATTAGGGATAAAAGCTCGCGTAGGTCAACAGTTGATCCAGGATTTTGGTAGATGGTGCAAAGAGAATTAA
- a CDS encoding ribonuclease HII, protein MEEGIKIAGLDEVGKGCLFGPVFAAAVMLNNSSENQLLDAGLKDSKLLTKAKRAQLFPEILKLADNWGIGQASAKEIDSQGIRKATEKAMLRAIHKLTIHPSLLLIDGSLPLRLWKGNQENLIRGESKSPAIAAASVIAKESRDQVIKRLAKQFPGYGLETNVGYGTSNHRKALIKSGPTQLHRKSFLSKIIFEDS, encoded by the coding sequence GTGGAAGAGGGAATAAAAATTGCAGGCTTAGATGAAGTTGGCAAAGGTTGCTTATTTGGCCCAGTCTTTGCTGCAGCAGTAATGTTAAATAATTCCTCTGAGAACCAACTACTCGACGCAGGCTTGAAAGACAGCAAACTCTTAACTAAAGCTAAAAGAGCACAATTATTTCCTGAAATTCTAAAACTTGCTGACAACTGGGGTATAGGTCAAGCCTCCGCAAAAGAAATCGATTCTCAGGGCATAAGAAAAGCTACAGAGAAAGCGATGCTAAGAGCTATTCATAAATTAACAATCCACCCAAGTCTGCTATTAATCGATGGCTCACTTCCTCTTCGTTTATGGAAAGGCAATCAAGAAAATCTCATAAGAGGAGAGAGCAAGTCCCCAGCAATCGCGGCCGCCAGTGTGATAGCCAAAGAATCACGCGATCAAGTAATTAAGCGCTTGGCCAAACAATTCCCTGGATATGGACTAGAAACAAATGTTGGATATGGAACAAGTAATCACAGAAAAGCATTGATCAAATCAGGACCTACTCAACTACATAGAAAATCTTTTTTATCCAAAATTATCTTTGAAGACTCTTAG
- a CDS encoding Rne/Rng family ribonuclease, translating to MPQKVVIAEQVRIAALLTDERVDELIVAQGHYQIGDIYLGTIENVLPGIDAAFVNIGASEKNGFIHVTDLGPLRLKKHAAGINELLEPRQKVLVQVMKEPTGSKGPRLTGNLALPGRYLILQPNGQGVNISRKINSENERNRLRALGVLIKPPGTGLLIRSEAKGINEELLITDLEALLKQWESIQQASEQSSPPVLLNREEDFINRILRDHVSPELTSVIVETPGGVERAKGFLGVDSNIIVESHDQPTNLLDHYKINKTIFESLKPRVELPSGGYIIIEPTEALTVIDVNSGSFTRSSNSRETVLWTNCEAAIEIARQLKLRNIGGVIIIDFIDMESRRDQLQLLEYFTSAIKNDSSRPQIAQLTELGLVELTRKRQGQNIYELFSKTCTTCNGLGHTAEIPGKEEIQTSATIGGLIQTEDSSKKILPSKEVISKAKNPDLAQESESSTLAINSEANNQESESESTNPRQEPELIAVNMSPDEEYVFSSLGLNPILLLETQPTNENLSVHVVRPGEDAKNILEEAKQQLSQNTNKRRRKTKNGASRSTKTTLENSLLVNNQEVITASEDEVLIDIAKEDTPNNMPENIGSVEELERVDDEKISPEGELDDSRRRRRRSSASN from the coding sequence ATGCCGCAGAAAGTTGTCATCGCTGAGCAAGTGCGTATAGCGGCCTTGCTTACCGATGAGCGAGTGGACGAGTTAATCGTCGCCCAAGGTCACTACCAAATCGGAGACATCTATTTAGGGACAATAGAGAATGTCCTTCCAGGAATAGATGCAGCCTTTGTAAATATAGGAGCAAGTGAAAAAAATGGATTTATTCATGTCACTGATCTTGGTCCATTAAGACTCAAGAAACACGCTGCCGGAATCAATGAGCTACTTGAGCCTCGACAAAAGGTCTTGGTTCAGGTCATGAAAGAACCAACTGGCTCTAAAGGCCCAAGACTAACCGGTAATCTTGCCTTACCAGGAAGATATCTGATACTTCAACCAAACGGACAAGGGGTAAATATTTCACGTAAAATCAACTCAGAAAATGAACGTAATCGATTAAGAGCTCTCGGTGTATTAATCAAACCACCTGGAACAGGTCTCTTAATACGTTCAGAGGCAAAAGGAATTAATGAAGAGCTCTTAATAACTGATCTTGAAGCTCTTCTAAAGCAATGGGAATCAATTCAACAAGCCTCAGAGCAGTCAAGCCCTCCAGTACTTTTAAATAGAGAAGAAGATTTTATCAATAGAATCCTTAGAGATCATGTTAGCCCCGAGCTAACAAGTGTAATCGTTGAAACTCCTGGAGGTGTTGAAAGGGCTAAGGGATTTCTAGGAGTAGATTCAAATATCATTGTCGAGTCTCATGATCAACCAACGAATTTACTTGATCATTACAAGATAAATAAAACTATATTTGAGTCTTTAAAGCCAAGAGTAGAGCTTCCGTCAGGTGGCTATATCATCATCGAACCTACAGAAGCTTTGACGGTAATCGATGTAAATTCAGGGTCTTTTACACGTTCATCTAATTCTCGAGAAACAGTTCTTTGGACAAATTGTGAAGCAGCAATAGAAATAGCAAGACAATTAAAACTCCGCAATATTGGTGGTGTAATTATTATTGACTTCATTGACATGGAGTCACGCAGGGATCAACTGCAATTACTCGAGTACTTTACTTCTGCAATCAAGAATGACTCTTCAAGACCTCAAATAGCTCAATTAACTGAGCTTGGTTTAGTTGAACTCACTAGGAAAAGACAAGGTCAGAATATCTATGAGTTATTTAGTAAAACCTGCACTACTTGCAATGGGCTCGGGCATACTGCAGAGATCCCAGGCAAAGAAGAGATACAAACATCGGCAACTATAGGTGGGTTGATACAAACAGAAGATTCTTCGAAAAAAATACTGCCATCGAAAGAAGTTATTAGCAAAGCAAAAAATCCCGATCTTGCTCAGGAAAGTGAATCATCAACATTGGCAATTAATTCTGAAGCAAACAATCAAGAAAGCGAATCTGAATCGACAAACCCTAGGCAAGAACCTGAACTAATTGCTGTAAATATGAGCCCTGATGAAGAATATGTTTTTAGCTCTTTAGGCCTTAATCCAATTCTTTTACTAGAGACGCAGCCTACAAATGAGAATTTATCAGTTCATGTAGTTAGACCTGGCGAAGACGCAAAGAATATCCTGGAAGAGGCCAAACAACAACTTTCACAGAATACGAATAAGCGCAGAAGAAAAACAAAAAACGGTGCAAGTCGCAGTACTAAAACAACTCTAGAAAACTCTTTATTAGTCAACAATCAAGAAGTTATAACAGCTTCAGAAGACGAAGTCCTCATAGATATTGCCAAAGAAGATACACCGAATAATATGCCCGAAAACATTGGTTCTGTTGAAGAATTAGAACGTGTAGACGACGAAAAAATATCTCCAGAAGGTGAGTTAGATGACTCGAGAAGACGCAGACGAAGATCCTCTGCTTCAAATTAA
- the clpS gene encoding ATP-dependent Clp protease adapter ClpS, which produces MSLVDWNYLPTGIMVEATGSSPGGATVIEKQSELVRKRSPRYKVLLHNDPVNSMDYVVTTLRQVVPQLSEQDALAVMLEAHNTGVGLVIVCDLEPAEFYSESLKAKGLSSTIEKET; this is translated from the coding sequence ATGAGCCTCGTAGATTGGAATTACTTACCCACTGGAATAATGGTGGAAGCGACAGGTAGTAGCCCCGGAGGGGCAACAGTAATTGAAAAACAGTCAGAACTTGTGAGGAAGAGATCCCCTCGATACAAGGTCTTACTTCACAACGATCCAGTTAATTCAATGGATTATGTGGTTACTACTTTGCGACAGGTGGTACCCCAATTAAGTGAGCAAGATGCCTTGGCTGTGATGTTAGAGGCTCACAATACGGGAGTTGGACTTGTGATTGTATGCGATTTAGAACCTGCTGAATTTTACTCGGAGTCTCTTAAAGCTAAAGGGCTTTCAAGCACAATCGAAAAAGAAACCTGA
- a CDS encoding photosystem II high light acclimation radical SAM protein, giving the protein MKMSQTQSNELIVSRQTTTNNIQIEKVLIIRLPCNPIFPIGPVYLADHIHKCFPSLSQEILDLAALPVLDVERILLNKIKIFRPSLLVYSWRDIQIYAPVDGRGGNPLQHSFEAFYAQNPLKRIRGAIGGIRLMKSHYGELWRNTKLIKKGLNEAKKHNMNARALIGGGAVSVFYEQLARSLPKGTIISIGEGEPLLEKLLQGKDISQDRCFIIGSPPRPGLIHEQPKSSQKTACDYSYISSIWPQLNWYLEGGDFYVGVQTKRGCPHNCCYCVYTVVEGKQVRINPVQEVVNEMRQLYDIGIRKFWFTDAQFIPARRYIEDAKQLLKAILEEGLTEINWAAYIRADNLDAELASLMVATGMNYFEIGITSGSQELVRKMRMGYNLKTVLENCKLLVNAGFRDHVSVNYSFNVIDETSETIRQTIAYHKELERIFGVENVEPAIFFIGLQPHTHLEQYGFDQGLLKPGYNPMSMMPWTARKLLWNPEPMGQIFGRICLEAFDHDPVNFGRTVFDFLERDYGVAPLEEALRAPLQGSRAIANAVR; this is encoded by the coding sequence ATGAAAATGAGCCAAACACAATCCAATGAATTAATAGTGAGCAGGCAAACTACTACTAATAATATTCAGATTGAAAAAGTTCTAATAATTAGACTTCCTTGCAACCCAATATTCCCAATTGGTCCTGTATACCTCGCAGACCATATACACAAATGCTTCCCAAGCCTTTCCCAAGAGATACTTGACCTAGCAGCACTGCCTGTACTTGATGTAGAGAGAATCTTATTAAACAAGATAAAAATCTTCAGGCCTTCATTACTTGTTTATTCCTGGAGAGATATTCAAATCTATGCGCCCGTTGATGGTCGAGGAGGCAATCCCCTTCAACACTCTTTTGAAGCTTTCTATGCTCAAAACCCTTTAAAAAGAATACGAGGTGCCATAGGGGGAATACGTTTAATGAAAAGCCATTATGGAGAATTATGGCGAAACACAAAATTAATAAAGAAAGGGCTCAATGAAGCCAAAAAACATAATATGAATGCGAGAGCTCTTATTGGTGGTGGTGCTGTCAGTGTTTTTTATGAACAACTTGCAAGATCTTTGCCAAAAGGAACAATTATTTCAATAGGAGAAGGTGAACCCTTACTAGAGAAGTTACTACAAGGCAAAGATATTTCCCAAGACAGATGTTTTATTATCGGAAGCCCTCCTAGGCCTGGACTCATACATGAACAACCTAAAAGTTCCCAAAAAACTGCTTGTGATTATTCATATATTTCTTCAATATGGCCACAACTTAACTGGTACCTAGAAGGTGGAGATTTTTATGTAGGGGTTCAAACGAAAAGAGGCTGCCCTCATAATTGTTGTTACTGTGTTTATACAGTCGTTGAAGGAAAGCAAGTTCGCATAAATCCAGTCCAAGAGGTAGTCAATGAAATGCGACAGCTATATGACATCGGTATTAGAAAATTCTGGTTTACCGATGCTCAATTTATTCCTGCAAGACGATATATAGAAGATGCCAAACAACTGTTAAAAGCAATTCTGGAAGAAGGTTTAACTGAGATCAATTGGGCTGCCTATATCAGAGCAGACAATCTTGATGCTGAACTAGCAAGTTTAATGGTTGCGACTGGAATGAACTATTTCGAAATAGGGATCACCTCCGGTTCACAAGAATTAGTAAGAAAGATGCGTATGGGATACAACCTAAAAACAGTGCTGGAGAACTGTAAACTGCTAGTAAATGCAGGATTCCGTGATCATGTTTCAGTCAATTACTCGTTCAATGTAATTGACGAAACTTCTGAAACCATTCGACAAACAATTGCATATCACAAAGAACTAGAAAGGATTTTTGGAGTAGAAAACGTTGAACCAGCAATATTTTTCATTGGACTGCAGCCACATACTCATTTAGAGCAATATGGATTTGACCAAGGGCTTTTAAAACCTGGATACAATCCCATGAGCATGATGCCCTGGACTGCAAGAAAACTTCTCTGGAATCCGGAACCAATGGGTCAAATTTTTGGGAGAATTTGCTTAGAAGCATTTGACCATGATCCAGTGAACTTTGGGCGCACAGTTTTTGACTTCTTAGAAAGAGATTATGGAGTTGCTCCATTAGAAGAAGCATTGCGGGCACCTCTCCAAGGCTCTCGAGCTATAGCAAATGCTGTCCGGTGA
- the pheA gene encoding prephenate dehydratase, producing MPTKVAYLGPRGTYAEKAAYALVKLDKLSEATLLPCSGIRSVIENVATKHCEAAVVPIENSVEGGVTETLDALWGHPNLFIKSAVVIPIRHALIGSGSLEEISEVLSHPQALAQCSGWLNQNLPNCLQLPTSSTSEAVRMVQGSKFRAAIGSTKAALEINGLSKLAYPINDVQGNCTRFVLLQNNESNQEGDIASFAFSLHSNKPGSLLKALNCIASLGLNMSRIESRPSKRELGEYIFFIDIDLKDKLIDTNKKLKRLLEPLCENIVYFGSYKNEEFEID from the coding sequence ATGCCAACTAAAGTGGCCTATTTAGGACCGAGAGGGACCTATGCAGAAAAGGCAGCTTATGCATTAGTAAAGCTTGACAAGCTTTCCGAGGCAACGCTTTTACCTTGTTCAGGGATTAGATCAGTCATTGAAAATGTTGCAACAAAACATTGTGAAGCAGCAGTAGTTCCTATTGAAAATTCTGTCGAAGGTGGAGTCACGGAAACTCTTGATGCTTTATGGGGGCATCCAAATTTATTTATTAAAAGTGCCGTAGTAATACCAATTCGTCACGCTCTTATTGGGAGTGGCTCTTTAGAAGAAATATCTGAAGTGCTTTCTCATCCGCAGGCACTTGCTCAATGCAGTGGCTGGCTTAATCAAAATCTACCTAACTGCTTGCAATTACCAACCAGCTCAACATCCGAAGCAGTAAGGATGGTTCAAGGCAGTAAGTTCCGTGCCGCTATAGGATCTACCAAGGCCGCCTTAGAAATAAATGGTCTTAGCAAGTTAGCCTACCCAATCAATGACGTCCAAGGTAATTGCACACGTTTTGTGTTACTGCAAAACAATGAAAGTAATCAAGAAGGTGACATCGCCAGCTTTGCATTTTCGCTACATTCAAATAAACCGGGTTCATTATTAAAAGCATTAAATTGCATCGCCAGTCTAGGCTTGAACATGAGTCGAATAGAGTCCCGACCATCGAAAAGAGAGTTGGGAGAATATATATTCTTTATTGATATTGACCTAAAAGATAAGTTAATAGATACAAATAAGAAGCTTAAAAGATTACTTGAACCTCTTTGTGAAAATATAGTTTATTTTGGTTCATATAAAAATGAAGAATTTGAAATTGATTAG
- a CDS encoding CPBP family intramembrane glutamic endopeptidase — MLLPLLYFIGWLTVQPLRLINSKIPQEDLALFGTILTFVYFCLIIPHWVKVRWKARRPWAALGFFKLSKNYFLVIFWRGLSWALLLISAIGISVWVGSWGVWIGDLKLDIFINAIALGIGVGLAEELIFRGWLLEEMNLIFGFRWGIFIQAAIFSLSHTPFSFGVIGALSVSFGLFLLGIVLAIRKRLDGGSLISCISLHGGLVGIWFLLNEGLISLLPNTPSLLFGPGGLTPNPIGGLIAIVALLWTIWFHRTAFAIAREPWRGARNASSNGATP, encoded by the coding sequence ATGCTTTTGCCCTTGTTATATTTCATTGGCTGGTTGACTGTTCAGCCTTTACGCCTCATAAATTCGAAGATCCCTCAAGAAGATCTTGCTCTATTTGGAACAATTCTTACATTTGTTTATTTTTGCTTGATCATTCCTCATTGGGTAAAGGTTAGATGGAAAGCAAGGAGACCTTGGGCAGCGTTAGGTTTTTTTAAATTAAGTAAAAATTATTTTTTGGTTATTTTTTGGAGAGGTTTGTCTTGGGCTTTGCTTTTAATATCTGCAATTGGAATATCTGTTTGGGTGGGGTCTTGGGGAGTTTGGATAGGTGACTTGAAGTTAGACATCTTTATTAATGCGATTGCTCTTGGCATTGGGGTCGGTTTAGCAGAGGAGTTGATTTTTCGCGGTTGGCTTTTAGAGGAAATGAATTTAATTTTTGGATTTCGATGGGGGATTTTTATTCAGGCTGCAATTTTTAGTCTTTCTCATACCCCTTTTAGCTTCGGGGTGATAGGAGCATTATCTGTTTCGTTTGGACTATTTCTTTTGGGAATAGTGCTCGCCATCCGTAAAAGACTGGATGGAGGGTCTTTAATTAGTTGTATTAGTCTTCATGGAGGATTAGTAGGAATATGGTTTTTATTAAATGAAGGTTTAATTAGCCTCTTGCCAAATACACCTTCTTTGTTGTTTGGTCCAGGTGGATTGACCCCAAATCCTATTGGAGGCTTAATAGCTATTGTTGCTTTACTTTGGACAATATGGTTTCACCGGACAGCATTTGCTATAGCTCGAGAGCCTTGGAGAGGTGCCCGCAATGCTTCTTCTAATGGAGCAACTCCATAA